Genomic segment of Streptomyces longhuiensis:
CCTGTCCATGTACAGGAAGGCCGAGAACCATGAGTTCCAGAACGACACCGAGTAGAAGAGGACCATGGTCGCGATGACGGCCTTCGACAGCGGCAGGACGATCCGCAGCAGAGTCCCGTACGCGCTCAGGCCGTCGATCTGCGCGGCCTCCTCGAGCTCCGTCGGCATGTTCTCGAAGAACGCCTTCATCACCAGAAGGTTGAAGACACTGATGGCGTTCGGCAGGGCGATCGCCCAGATCGAGTTCTTCAGGCCGAGGCTGGTGATCAGCACGTAGTTGGGGATCAGACCGCCGGAGAAGAACATGGTGAAGACGGCGATGCCGACGAGGAACGTCCGCCCGCGCAGGTCCTTCTTCGACAGGACGTACGCGTAGATGGTGGTGAGGACCATGGCGACAGCGGTGGAGAGCACCGTATAGAGGACGGTGTTCCCGTAGCTGCGCCAGAACGTCCCGTCCTGGAAGACGATCTTGTATGTGGTGAGGTTGAAGCCCTTGGGCCACAGGGTCACCTCGCCCGCCCGGATCTGGCGCTCGCCGCTGAACGAGCGGGCGACGATGTTGATGATCGGGTAGAGCGTGACCACCACGACCAGCGTAAGGATCACGGCGTTGGCGCCTTGGAAGACACGGTAGCCGCGGGTCGGGCTGTTCACGGTCGTCGCGGCGCGGGGCCGGGTCTGGATGCTCACCACAGGCTCGTCCCCACGGTCTTGCGCGACAGCCGGTTCGCGGACGTGATCAGTACGAGGCCGATGACCGCCTCGAACAGGCCGATGGCGGCGGCGTAGCTGAAGGAGTTCGACTCGACACCGGTGCGGTACAGGTAGGTGGAGATGACGTCGGCCGTCGGGTACGTCAGCGGGTTGTAGAGCAGCAGGATCTTCTCGAAGCCGACGACCATGAACGTGCCGATGTTGAGGATCAGCAGCGTGATCATGGTGGGGCGGATGCCGGGGAGCGTCACGTGCCAGGTCTGCTGCCAGCGGTTCGCGCCGTCGATCCGGGCCGCCTCGTACAGGTCCTCGTCGATCGTGCTCAACGCGGCGAGGTAGAGGATCGTGCCCCAGCCGGCCGTCTGCCAGACCTCGGAGCCGACGTAGATCGTCCGGAACCAGCCGGGCTCCTGGATGAACCGGACGGGATCGTGGCCGAACGTCGTGAGCACGTGGTTGATCGGGCCGTCCGATGCCAGCATCTGCACCGTGATGCCCGCGACGATCACGATGGACAGGAAGTGCGGCAGGTACGAGATCGACTGGACGAAGCGTTTCAGCGCGGTGCGCCGGACCTCGTTGAGCAGCAGGGCCAGCACGATCGGCACCGGGAAACAGAACAGCAGCGTCAGCAGGCCCATCCAGAGCGTGTTCCGGAAGACCTGCCAGAACGACGGGTCGCTGAGGAACATCTGCACATAGCGCAGGCCCACCCATTCCTCGCCGAGGATCGAACCGCCCGGCTCGAAGCGGCGGAACGCAATCACGTTGCCGATCATCGGCAGATAGCGGAAGACGAGGAAGAACAGGATCGGCAGCACCGCGAGGGAGTACAGCTGCCAGTCGCGGCGCAGTGACCGGCGCCAGGAACGACGGCCGGACGGAAGCTTCTTGTCGGGCGGCGGGTCGGGCGGGGCGCCGGTGCGGGGCTGGCTGCCCGTCATGGTGGAGGAGCTCACACAGGGCCTTTCGTCACACGGGCAGGCAGAGGTCATCACAAGGGCGGGGAAAGAGGTACCGAGAACTTTCGGGAATCTTCCGGTAACGTCGCCGCAACCTAAAGCCGCTCCCGACCCCTGTCAATGGGTGCCGCGTCAAAGGGAGTTGGCTTCGTGACTGGCTGTGAGGTGCCTGTGCCCGCCTTCGACCTGCCCTTGGACGAACTCCAGCGCCACCGACCCGAGCCCGACGAACCCGCCGACTTCGACACGTTCTGGCAGGCCACGTTGAAGTCCGCCGCCCAGCCCGAACCTCTGATCCGCGTCCGTCCCGTCGACAGCGGCCTGCGGCTCGTCGAGAGCTGGGACATCACCTTCCGCGGCTTCGCCGGCGACCCCGTCCGCGCCTGGTACACCCGGCCCGCGGGCGACGGCGAACTCCTGCCCGCGGTCGTCGAGTTCGCGGGTTACGGCCGCGGCCGCGGCCTTCCGCACGAGCGCCTCACCTGGGCGAACGCCGGATACGCCCATCTGCTCATGGACAACCGCGGCCAGGGCGACCAGTACGGCAGCGGGGGCGCGACCCCGGACCCGCACGCGGCGGCGCCCGGCGGCCCGGGACCCGCGGTGCGCGGGCTGCTCGACCCCCTCGACTACCACTACCGCCGCCTGATCACCGACGCGGTGTGTGCCGTCGCCGCACTGCGCGCCCTGCCCGGCGTCGACCGGGACCGGATCGTCGCGGTGGGCAACAGCCAGGGCGGGGGAGTGGCACTCGCCGTCGCCGGACTTGTCCCCGATCTGGCCGCGGCCCTGGTCACGGCGCCGCTGCTGTGCGGTATCCGGCGCGCCCTCGACCTGACCGACGCGGGGCCCTACGGCGAGATCGCCGCCTATCTCGCCGTGCACCGGGGCGCGGAGGACGCCGCGTACCGCACGCTCGGATACGTCGAGGGCATCTCGTTCGCCCGCCGTGCCCACGCCCCGGCCCACTTTGGAGTCGGCCTGCGCGACACGGTCTGTCCGCCCAGTGGCGCATACGCGGCCTGTCACCGCTATGGCGAACTCACCGGCGCGGACCCCGTCCGGGAGATCCACGCCTATCCGTTCAACGGCCACGAGCACGGCGACGCCGTGCACGTACGTCGCCAAATGACATGGCTGCGCGGGGTGCTGGGATCCGTTGGCGCCTAGATTCAGGGCCAGGCGTTCGGCGGGTCGGACAAAAAACTCGGCTTGACCGGCGCGTGGTCGACGGCATGTCCTACGGTTTCCGGAAGACATCCGGAGATCTTTCAGGATGCAGAGGTCGATGGAGGTGGGGAACGTGGCCCGGGTTGGCGGCAAAGGCAAGGCAGCCACGCAGAGCCCGGACGGGCCGGCCAAGGTGACGATCACCGAGATCGCGCGGGAGGCGGGAGTGTCGGTCCCGACCGTCTCGAGGGTCGTCAACGGGCGCTCCGACGTGTCGCCCGCCACTCGGGCGCGGGTCGAGGACCTGCTGCAGCGGCATGGGTACCAGCGGCGCCCGCCCGCGCCCGGCGACCGGGCGGCCCTGCTCGACCTGGTCTTCAACGACCTGGACAGCCCCTGGGCGGTGGAGATCATCCGGGGTGTCGAGGAGGTCGCGCACGAGGCAGGGGTGGGCACGGTGGTCTCCGCGATTCACGACCGGGCGGGCGCGGCAAGGCAGTGGATGACGAATCTGCGGGCCCGCGCGTCGGACGGGGTGATCCTCGTGACCTCGGTTCTCGAACCGGGGTTGCACGACGAACTGCGGCGCCTGGGTGTGCCGTTGGTGGTCGTCGACCCGGCCGGTTCACCGGCCACCGAGGCGCCGACCGTCGGTGCCACGAACTGGGCGGGCGGGATGGCTGCGACCGAGCATCTGCTGGGGCTCGGTCATCGAAGGATCGGGTTCATCGAGGGCCCGCCCCGGCTGCTGTGCTCGCGCGCCCGGCTCGACGGGTACCGGGCCGCGCTCGATGTGGCCGGTGTGCCCGTGGACGACGCGCTGATCGTGCCCGGCGACTTCTACCACGAGTCCGGATTCACCGGCTGCAACCAGCTGTTGGACCTGGCCGAGCCGCCCACCGCCGTCTTCGCCGCCAGTGACCAGATGGCGCTCGGGGCGATCGAGGCGCTGCGTCGGCGCGGGCTGCGGGTGCCGGAGGACATGAGCGTCCTCGGCTTCGACGATCTCCCGGAGGTGCGCTGGTCGGCGCCGCCGCTCACGACGGTCCGTCAGCCGTTGGCGGAGATGGGGAAAATGGCGGCGCGCTTCGTCCTCGACCTGGCCCGGTCCGTCGCGCCGGCCTCGTCGCGGGTGGAGCTCGCGACAGAACTGGTGGTCAGGGCCAGTACGGCGGAGCCACGGCAGGTCTGACGCGCTCGGCACCCACCGGGGGTGTCAACGGCTGCTTTTGTCAGGGCCGTTGACACCCCCGTCGTGTGTCCGTAACTTCCGAGGCCATCCACCGATAGTTTCGGACGTCTTCCGGAAGGTGCGTCATGCCAGCCTCCGCATCCTTGACCCGCCGCCGCGCCCTGGACGCAGTCAGCGTGGCCGGGGCCCCGGCACCGCGGCGCTCACGTCCTGCGGCGACTCGGCCCCCGGCTCCAAGGACGGAGGTGGGACCGTCGTCGAGCGGTCGCACATCCAGGCCGCCCAGTCCGGTGGCAGGCGCCTCGTCGGCGCCGCGCACTCCACGCCCGACTGCTGGTGACCAGCGTCATCCCGTGCTGCTTCTTCCGTGATCCGCGCGGGACCGGAGGGGGTCGGTACACCACCCACATGGCGCGCGTCTTCGCCTACTTGGTCCTCGCCGTGGTGCCCGCGCCCGCCTTCCATCCGGTGGCCGAACGGCAGCCGACCGACGGCATCACTGTGGGCGCGGCCAAGGGCTGACCCGCCACCGGCCCACCACAGGCGTGACAGCGCCCGTCGCCCGGACACCACCTGCTCGTACCGCACTCGAGGAGTTCCATGGCTCACCCCTGGCAGGACACCACCCTGCCCGTCCACGTCCGGACGGCGGACCTGCTCCCCTATCTCGCACCGCCACTGGGCCTCCGCGGTGACCCCAGCAACGTCGACCCAACCGCCCTCTACCCGTTCGGGCACGGCCTGTCGTACACGACGTTCGCCTGGGACACCCCGCGGTGCGACACCCCCGAACTGCCCACCGACGGCGAGACCACCCTGCGCCTCACCGTCCGCAACACCGGCGACCGCCCCGGCACCGAGGTCGTCCAGCTCTACCTCCACGACCCGGTCGGCACGGTCGCGCGGCCGGAGATCCGGCTCGTCGGCTACGCCCGGGTCCCGCTCGACGCCGGGGCGTCCGCGGAGGTCCACGCGACGTTCCCGGCCGACCTCGCCGCCTA
This window contains:
- a CDS encoding carbohydrate ABC transporter permease, which codes for MSIQTRPRAATTVNSPTRGYRVFQGANAVILTLVVVVTLYPIINIVARSFSGERQIRAGEVTLWPKGFNLTTYKIVFQDGTFWRSYGNTVLYTVLSTAVAMVLTTIYAYVLSKKDLRGRTFLVGIAVFTMFFSGGLIPNYVLITSLGLKNSIWAIALPNAISVFNLLVMKAFFENMPTELEEAAQIDGLSAYGTLLRIVLPLSKAVIATMVLFYSVSFWNSWFSAFLYMDRADLMPVTVYLRNLIAGATEGGNAGAAADQLTQAAANIQSVTIVLTALPILAVYPFVQRYFVSGVMLGAVKG
- a CDS encoding LacI family DNA-binding transcriptional regulator; the encoded protein is MARVGGKGKAATQSPDGPAKVTITEIAREAGVSVPTVSRVVNGRSDVSPATRARVEDLLQRHGYQRRPPAPGDRAALLDLVFNDLDSPWAVEIIRGVEEVAHEAGVGTVVSAIHDRAGAARQWMTNLRARASDGVILVTSVLEPGLHDELRRLGVPLVVVDPAGSPATEAPTVGATNWAGGMAATEHLLGLGHRRIGFIEGPPRLLCSRARLDGYRAALDVAGVPVDDALIVPGDFYHESGFTGCNQLLDLAEPPTAVFAASDQMALGAIEALRRRGLRVPEDMSVLGFDDLPEVRWSAPPLTTVRQPLAEMGKMAARFVLDLARSVAPASSRVELATELVVRASTAEPRQV
- a CDS encoding ABC transporter permease, whose protein sequence is MTGSQPRTGAPPDPPPDKKLPSGRRSWRRSLRRDWQLYSLAVLPILFFLVFRYLPMIGNVIAFRRFEPGGSILGEEWVGLRYVQMFLSDPSFWQVFRNTLWMGLLTLLFCFPVPIVLALLLNEVRRTALKRFVQSISYLPHFLSIVIVAGITVQMLASDGPINHVLTTFGHDPVRFIQEPGWFRTIYVGSEVWQTAGWGTILYLAALSTIDEDLYEAARIDGANRWQQTWHVTLPGIRPTMITLLILNIGTFMVVGFEKILLLYNPLTYPTADVISTYLYRTGVESNSFSYAAAIGLFEAVIGLVLITSANRLSRKTVGTSLW
- a CDS encoding acetylxylan esterase, with the protein product MPAFDLPLDELQRHRPEPDEPADFDTFWQATLKSAAQPEPLIRVRPVDSGLRLVESWDITFRGFAGDPVRAWYTRPAGDGELLPAVVEFAGYGRGRGLPHERLTWANAGYAHLLMDNRGQGDQYGSGGATPDPHAAAPGGPGPAVRGLLDPLDYHYRRLITDAVCAVAALRALPGVDRDRIVAVGNSQGGGVALAVAGLVPDLAAALVTAPLLCGIRRALDLTDAGPYGEIAAYLAVHRGAEDAAYRTLGYVEGISFARRAHAPAHFGVGLRDTVCPPSGAYAACHRYGELTGADPVREIHAYPFNGHEHGDAVHVRRQMTWLRGVLGSVGA
- a CDS encoding fibronectin type III-like domain-contianing protein; protein product: MAHPWQDTTLPVHVRTADLLPYLAPPLGLRGDPSNVDPTALYPFGHGLSYTTFAWDTPRCDTPELPTDGETTLRLTVRNTGDRPGTEVVQLYLHDPVGTVARPEIRLVGYARVPLDAGASAEVHATFPADLAAYTGADGRRVVEPEALELRVAASSAHVHHTVPLTLTGPVREVGHGRRMRCELRVK